One genomic window of Polaromonas sp. SP1 includes the following:
- the mnmC gene encoding FAD-dependent 5-carboxymethylaminomethyl-2-thiouridine(34) oxidoreductase MnmC: protein MPERIEWLDDGTAGGSPFSPRFGDRYRSELGGLDQAKEVFLKGCGLPEAWGGQPQWTVLETGFGLGLNFLVTWAAWKADPQRPRLLHFVSTEAFPASADDVFRSAQTHPELIPFAEQLRDQLWGLLPGFHRLVFEGGHVLLTLCIGDAKAMLREQSFEADSVYLDGFSPQRNPDIWDLHTFKAVARCSRRGTRIATWTIARSVRDALAQCGFVAKKVPGIPPKRDNLQGEFNPAWAPKKAQPPPARRTPSTCVVIGAGLAGAAVAASLARRGWQVTVLDAAEAPAAGASGLPAGLLAPHVSPDDNPLSRLSRSGIRATLQQAGALLQAGSDWAATGVLEHCVEHPRKLPEAWQHDWADAASDWTQPASAGQLAQCGLPAEVPALWHARGGWVRPAQLVNAWLATPGIQWRGQCVASRVEQSAPDQWRVLDAGGRELASAALVVLAAGHASRAMAAGIQGSDESKRLALQAIRGQVTWGAHEAGTAEALPPFPVNGHGSLAPAVPMNKAAGGLAWVMGSSFERDNERAEIKPEDGLHNLGKLQDLLPGAARVLAPQFGPGKAQHWAGVRCATPTRLPMLGPLQASEAPGVWVCSGMGSRGLTFAALCAELLAARLHAEPLAVEQRLADGLAPQWAAKN from the coding sequence ATGCCCGAGCGCATCGAGTGGCTGGACGACGGCACCGCCGGCGGCAGCCCCTTCAGCCCGCGCTTTGGCGACCGCTACCGCAGCGAGCTGGGCGGGCTCGACCAGGCCAAAGAAGTTTTCCTCAAAGGCTGCGGCCTGCCAGAAGCCTGGGGCGGCCAGCCGCAATGGACGGTGCTGGAAACCGGCTTTGGCCTGGGCCTGAATTTCCTCGTCACCTGGGCCGCCTGGAAGGCCGACCCGCAGCGCCCCCGCCTGCTGCATTTCGTCTCGACCGAAGCGTTTCCGGCCAGCGCCGACGACGTGTTTCGCAGCGCGCAAACCCACCCCGAACTGATTCCCTTTGCCGAACAATTGCGGGACCAGTTGTGGGGCCTGCTGCCGGGCTTTCACCGCCTGGTATTTGAGGGCGGCCATGTTTTGCTGACGCTGTGCATCGGCGACGCCAAGGCCATGCTGCGCGAGCAATCGTTCGAGGCCGATTCGGTCTACCTGGACGGCTTCAGCCCGCAGCGCAACCCCGACATCTGGGACCTGCACACCTTCAAGGCGGTGGCGCGCTGCAGCCGGCGCGGCACGCGCATCGCCACCTGGACGATCGCACGCAGCGTGCGCGACGCACTGGCGCAGTGCGGCTTTGTGGCGAAGAAGGTGCCGGGCATCCCACCCAAGCGCGACAACCTGCAGGGCGAGTTCAACCCGGCCTGGGCGCCCAAAAAAGCGCAGCCACCGCCCGCGCGGCGTACGCCCTCCACCTGCGTGGTGATTGGCGCAGGCCTGGCCGGGGCGGCGGTGGCGGCCAGCCTGGCGCGCCGCGGCTGGCAAGTCACGGTGCTGGATGCGGCGGAGGCGCCCGCCGCGGGCGCCTCGGGCCTGCCGGCCGGCCTGCTGGCGCCGCATGTTTCGCCCGACGACAACCCGCTGTCGCGCCTGTCGCGCAGCGGCATCCGCGCCACGCTGCAGCAGGCGGGTGCGCTGTTGCAAGCCGGCAGCGACTGGGCCGCCACCGGTGTGCTGGAACACTGCGTGGAGCACCCGCGCAAGCTGCCTGAGGCCTGGCAGCACGACTGGGCAGACGCCGCAAGCGACTGGACACAGCCCGCCAGCGCCGGGCAGCTGGCGCAATGCGGCCTGCCGGCTGAAGTGCCGGCGCTATGGCATGCCCGTGGCGGATGGGTCCGGCCGGCACAGCTGGTCAACGCCTGGCTGGCCACGCCAGGTATTCAATGGCGGGGTCAGTGCGTTGCCAGCCGCGTGGAACAGTCCGCACCCGATCAATGGCGGGTACTGGATGCCGGAGGCCGCGAACTGGCCTCAGCCGCACTGGTGGTGCTGGCCGCTGGCCATGCCAGCCGCGCGATGGCCGCCGGTATTCAAGGCAGTGACGAAAGTAAGCGTCTGGCGCTGCAGGCCATCCGCGGCCAGGTCACCTGGGGCGCGCATGAAGCCGGTACGGCCGAGGCGCTGCCGCCCTTCCCCGTGAACGGCCATGGCAGCCTGGCGCCGGCTGTGCCCATGAATAAAGCGGCAGGCGGCCTGGCCTGGGTCATGGGTTCGAGTTTTGAGCGCGACAACGAGCGCGCCGAGATCAAGCCTGAAGACGGCCTGCACAACCTCGGCAAGCTGCAAGACTTGTTGCCGGGCGCGGCGCGCGTGCTGGCCCCACAGTTTGGGCCGGGCAAAGCCCAGCACTGGGCGGGCGTGCGCTGCGCCACGCCGACCCGCCTGCCCATGCTGGGCCCGCTGCAGGCGTCAGAAGCGCCCGGTGTCTGGGTGTGCAGCGGCATGGGGTCGCGGGGCCTGACATTTGCCGCGCTGTGCGCAGAGCTGCTGGCGGCCCGCCTGCACGCGGAACCGCTGGCCGTGGAACAGCGGCTGGCAGACGGCCTGGCGCCTCAATGGGCCGCAAAAAACTGA
- a CDS encoding oxidative damage protection protein, protein MARLVNCIKLGKEAEGLDFPPYPGPLGKRLWEEVSKEAWAEWMKQQTMLVNENRLNLADARARQYLARQMEKHFFGDGADAVQGYVPPTTPTP, encoded by the coding sequence ATGGCACGCCTCGTCAATTGCATCAAGCTCGGTAAAGAAGCCGAAGGCCTGGACTTCCCGCCCTACCCCGGCCCGCTGGGCAAGCGCCTCTGGGAAGAAGTCAGCAAGGAAGCCTGGGCGGAGTGGATGAAGCAGCAAACCATGCTGGTCAATGAAAACCGCCTGAACCTGGCCGACGCCCGCGCCCGCCAGTACCTGGCGCGCCAGATGGAGAAACACTTCTTCGGCGACGGCGCAGACGCCGTCCAGGGCTACGTTCCGCCTACGACCCCCACGCCTTGA
- a CDS encoding sulfate ABC transporter substrate-binding protein — protein MTSRRNFINVSTRTATALGLGLTLAGSLLTAQAQPAPVTLLNVSYDPTRELYVEYNAAFAKYWKAKTGQEVTIKQSHGGSGKQARSIIDGLDADVATLALAGDTDALVKNGGWLSADWQKKLPHNSSPYTSTIVLAVRQGNPKGIKDWDDLVKPGITVITPNPKTSGGARWNYLAAWEFAKRKYGSDAKAKEFVAKLYGNVSVLDTGARGSTITFAQRAQGDVLIAWENEAYLLEKEFGAKFDVVAPSLSILAEPAVAVVDKNVDKKGTRAISEEYLKYLYSEEGQDIAGKNFYRPAVSQKAIAKYAKQFPKLNLFTIDQAFGGWAKADKEHFADGGSFDQIYTKK, from the coding sequence ATGACTTCACGCCGCAACTTTATCAATGTTTCCACCCGCACGGCCACCGCCCTGGGTTTGGGTTTGACGCTGGCAGGGTCACTGCTGACGGCGCAGGCCCAGCCGGCGCCTGTCACGCTGCTCAACGTGTCTTATGACCCGACGCGTGAGCTCTATGTGGAATACAACGCCGCCTTCGCCAAATACTGGAAGGCCAAGACTGGCCAGGAGGTGACGATCAAGCAGTCGCACGGCGGCTCCGGCAAGCAGGCGCGCTCCATCATTGACGGCCTGGACGCCGACGTGGCCACGCTGGCGCTGGCCGGCGACACCGATGCGCTGGTCAAAAACGGCGGTTGGCTGTCGGCCGACTGGCAAAAGAAGCTGCCGCACAACTCGTCCCCCTACACCTCGACCATCGTGCTGGCCGTGCGCCAGGGCAACCCCAAGGGCATCAAGGACTGGGATGACCTGGTCAAGCCCGGCATCACCGTGATCACGCCCAACCCCAAGACCTCGGGCGGCGCCCGCTGGAACTACCTGGCCGCCTGGGAATTCGCCAAGCGCAAATACGGCAGCGACGCCAAGGCCAAGGAGTTTGTCGCCAAGCTGTACGGCAATGTGTCGGTGCTGGACACCGGCGCCCGCGGCTCCACCATCACCTTTGCCCAGCGCGCCCAGGGCGACGTGCTGATTGCCTGGGAAAACGAGGCCTATTTGCTCGAAAAAGAATTCGGCGCCAAGTTTGACGTGGTCGCGCCTTCACTGAGCATCCTGGCCGAGCCCGCCGTCGCCGTGGTCGACAAGAACGTCGACAAAAAGGGCACCCGCGCCATTTCCGAGGAATACCTGAAGTACCTCTACTCGGAAGAAGGCCAGGACATCGCCGGCAAAAACTTCTACCGCCCGGCCGTCTCCCAAAAAGCGATTGCCAAATACGCCAAACAATTCCCCAAGCTGAACCTGTTCACCATCGACCAGGCCTTCGGCGGCTGGGCCAAGGCCGATAAAGAGCATTTCGCCGACGGCGGCTCCTTCGATCAGATTTACACGAAGAAGTAA
- the ssuE gene encoding NADPH-dependent FMN reductase: MSAQQSVLLIAGSPSEQSRSSALLDSISHRLALRGGLSVERLNIRELPAQALLLAEWNHPAIVKAIDQIARAKAVVVATPVYKAAYSGLLKVLLDLLPQSALKEKTVLPLATGGSPHHMLALDYALRPVLQALAARHILPGVYATDSQVPQAADKRYDVGPEITVRLDDAVLTLLAETFRQPATTGFEPVHFSRVRCSV, encoded by the coding sequence ATGTCTGCGCAACAATCCGTTTTGCTGATTGCCGGCAGCCCGTCCGAGCAGTCGCGCTCGTCGGCGCTGCTGGACTCGATCAGCCACAGGCTGGCCCTTCGCGGCGGCCTGTCGGTTGAGCGGCTCAACATCCGTGAACTACCGGCCCAGGCATTGCTGCTGGCCGAATGGAACCACCCGGCCATCGTCAAGGCGATTGACCAGATCGCGCGGGCCAAGGCCGTTGTGGTGGCTACGCCGGTTTACAAGGCGGCCTACAGCGGCCTGCTCAAGGTGCTGCTCGATCTGCTGCCGCAAAGCGCACTCAAAGAAAAAACCGTGCTGCCGCTGGCCACGGGCGGCAGCCCGCACCACATGCTGGCGCTCGACTACGCCTTGCGCCCGGTGCTGCAGGCGCTGGCCGCCCGCCACATCCTGCCCGGCGTTTACGCCACCGATTCCCAAGTGCCGCAGGCGGCCGACAAGCGTTATGACGTCGGCCCCGAGATCACCGTGCGGCTGGACGACGCGGTGCTCACGCTGCTGGCCGAAACCTTTCGCCAGCCGGCCACCACCGGTTTTGAGCCGGTGCATTTTTCGCGGGTGCGATGTAGCGTTTAA
- a CDS encoding sulfonate ABC transporter substrate-binding protein has translation MTIASDYPSNIEPSFSSGIPDRPKHKARIWFDLILSLVLVGLLAGVITLLTLPVAHAQDKVELRIGYQKSASLFVLQKAQGTLEKRLQPLNATVKWVEFPAGPQLLEGLNLGAVDVGYVGEAPPIFAQAAGAKFAYIGYDPAAPEAEAIVVPKDSTIKSVAELKGKKVVLNKGSNVHYLLVKLLEKNKLKLSDIQVVYLAPADARAAFESKNVDAWVIWDPFTAAAEKAIGARVLADGTGVVNNYQYYLAERNFVNKNPKVIQALFDDSVERGVWLKANIKKAAELIAPLQSLPVDVVELSLKRYEFNVKPVPASVIADQQKLADTFFELKLIPKAIVVSDAAYKPAP, from the coding sequence ATGACCATCGCATCCGACTATCCGTCGAACATTGAACCCAGTTTTTCATCCGGCATTCCAGATCGGCCAAAACACAAGGCGCGCATCTGGTTCGACCTCATCCTGAGCCTAGTACTCGTCGGCCTGCTGGCCGGCGTCATCACCCTGCTGACCCTGCCTGTGGCGCACGCACAAGACAAGGTCGAGTTGCGCATCGGCTACCAGAAGTCCGCAAGCCTCTTTGTGCTGCAAAAAGCCCAGGGCACGCTGGAAAAACGTTTGCAGCCGCTCAACGCCACCGTGAAGTGGGTGGAGTTCCCGGCCGGCCCGCAGCTGCTCGAAGGCCTGAACCTCGGCGCCGTCGACGTGGGCTATGTGGGTGAAGCACCGCCGATTTTTGCGCAGGCCGCGGGTGCCAAATTTGCCTACATCGGCTACGACCCGGCCGCGCCTGAGGCCGAGGCCATCGTGGTGCCCAAAGACTCCACCATCAAGTCCGTGGCCGAGCTCAAGGGCAAAAAAGTCGTGCTTAACAAAGGCAGCAATGTTCACTACCTGCTGGTCAAGCTGCTGGAGAAAAACAAGCTCAAGCTCAGCGACATCCAGGTCGTCTACTTGGCCCCGGCCGATGCACGCGCGGCCTTTGAAAGCAAAAACGTCGACGCCTGGGTGATCTGGGACCCGTTCACCGCCGCCGCTGAAAAAGCCATTGGCGCCCGCGTGTTGGCCGACGGCACCGGCGTGGTCAACAACTACCAGTATTACCTGGCCGAGCGCAACTTCGTGAACAAGAACCCCAAAGTCATCCAGGCGCTGTTTGACGACTCGGTGGAGCGGGGCGTCTGGCTCAAGGCCAACATCAAGAAGGCCGCCGAGCTGATCGCGCCGCTGCAAAGCCTGCCGGTCGATGTGGTGGAGCTCAGCCTCAAGCGTTACGAATTCAACGTCAAGCCGGTGCCGGCCAGCGTGATCGCCGACCAGCAAAAACTGGCCGACACCTTCTTTGAGTTGAAGCTGATCCCCAAGGCCATTGTTGTCAGCGACGCCGCCTACAAGCCGGCCCCCTGA
- a CDS encoding aliphatic sulfonate ABC transporter substrate-binding protein: MNTITPLQLRRRFLKIVATTASLWGLGLKDASAQSAAGKTEKAPEQLRIGYQKSAVNLVVLKQKSVLEKRFPNTKIVWAEFPAGPQLLEALAVGSLEFGLTGDSPPVFAQAAGKDLVYVGVEPPKPDSSAVLVLGDSPIRSLADLKGKKIALQKGSSAHYLLVRAVDKAGLKWDDIQPIYLAPADARAAFERKSVDAWAIWDPFYAAIELAIKPRVLATGRDLSSNNSFYLASRPFATQHGQTLAALFEELTRADALVQSDRKQAIKLVSDFSGLDAGVVSLFIQRRPVSPVGPLNAAAIADQQRVADAFLRLGLIPRAVKVADIVWRPEATQVARN; the protein is encoded by the coding sequence ATGAACACCATCACACCGCTGCAATTGCGCCGCCGCTTCCTCAAGATCGTCGCCACCACGGCATCGCTGTGGGGCTTGGGCCTCAAGGACGCAAGTGCCCAGTCCGCCGCCGGTAAAACGGAGAAAGCCCCCGAGCAACTGCGCATCGGCTACCAGAAGTCCGCCGTCAACCTCGTCGTGCTCAAGCAAAAAAGCGTGCTCGAAAAGCGCTTTCCCAACACCAAAATCGTCTGGGCCGAGTTTCCCGCCGGGCCGCAGTTGCTCGAAGCACTGGCCGTGGGCAGCCTGGAGTTCGGCCTCACCGGCGATTCGCCGCCCGTGTTTGCGCAGGCCGCCGGCAAAGACCTGGTCTACGTCGGCGTCGAGCCGCCCAAGCCTGACAGCTCGGCCGTCCTGGTGCTGGGCGATTCGCCCATCCGCAGCCTGGCCGACCTCAAGGGCAAAAAGATTGCGCTGCAAAAAGGCTCGAGCGCGCACTACCTGCTGGTGCGCGCGGTCGACAAGGCCGGCCTGAAGTGGGACGACATCCAGCCCATCTACCTGGCGCCTGCCGATGCGCGCGCCGCCTTTGAGCGCAAGAGCGTCGACGCCTGGGCCATCTGGGACCCGTTCTACGCCGCCATTGAACTGGCCATCAAGCCGCGCGTGCTGGCCACCGGCCGTGATCTCTCGAGCAACAACTCGTTCTATCTCGCATCGCGGCCCTTTGCCACCCAGCACGGGCAAACGCTGGCCGCGCTGTTTGAAGAGCTGACACGCGCCGATGCGCTGGTGCAAAGCGACCGCAAGCAGGCCATCAAGCTGGTGTCTGACTTCAGCGGCCTGGATGCCGGTGTGGTGAGCCTTTTTATCCAGCGCCGGCCGGTGTCGCCTGTCGGCCCGCTTAACGCCGCTGCAATCGCCGACCAGCAGCGCGTGGCCGATGCTTTTTTGCGCCTGGGATTGATCCCGCGCGCAGTCAAGGTCGCCGACATAGTCTGGCGGCCGGAAGCCACACAAGTGGCGCGCAACTAA
- the ssuD gene encoding FMNH2-dependent alkanesulfonate monooxygenase: MQVFWFIPTHGDSRYLGTGEGAREVNHDYLKQVAQAADTLGYEGVLIPTGRSCEDPWVVASSLLPVTRNLKFLVAVRPGLHQPSLAARMAATFDRLSGGRLLINLVTGGDQTELEGDGVYLDHAQRYEQSAEFIRIWREIIARSHTGESYDYKGQHLSVKGAKLLYPSVQKPYPPVYFGGSSAAAHDLAAEQVDTYLTWGEPPAEVAKKVADVRARAAKHGRTVRFGIRLHVIVRETDDEAWRAAESLISKLDDDTVGRAQAAFSRMDSEGQRRMAALHAGGGKRTRAELEISPNLWAGVGLVRGGAGTALVGDPKTVAARIEEYAALGLDTFVLSGYPHLEEAYRFAELVFPLLPRKLRQKLSGQVLNGPFGEVVANEYLPRVSQS; encoded by the coding sequence ATGCAGGTTTTCTGGTTCATCCCCACCCACGGCGACAGCCGCTACCTCGGCACGGGCGAGGGTGCCCGTGAGGTCAACCACGACTACCTCAAGCAGGTCGCCCAGGCGGCAGACACGCTGGGCTATGAGGGCGTGCTGATTCCCACCGGCCGCTCTTGCGAAGACCCCTGGGTGGTCGCCTCCAGCCTGCTGCCCGTCACCAGGAACCTCAAGTTTCTGGTGGCCGTGCGGCCCGGCCTGCACCAGCCCAGCCTGGCCGCGCGCATGGCCGCCACCTTTGACCGGCTTTCGGGCGGGCGCCTGCTGATCAACCTCGTCACCGGTGGCGACCAGACCGAGCTGGAAGGCGATGGCGTTTACCTCGACCATGCACAGCGCTATGAACAATCGGCCGAGTTCATCCGCATCTGGCGCGAGATCATTGCGCGCAGCCATACGGGCGAAAGCTACGACTACAAAGGCCAGCACCTGAGCGTGAAGGGCGCCAAGCTGCTTTACCCCTCGGTGCAAAAACCGTATCCGCCGGTGTACTTCGGCGGCTCCTCGGCTGCCGCGCACGACCTGGCTGCCGAGCAGGTCGACACCTACCTGACTTGGGGAGAGCCCCCCGCCGAAGTCGCCAAAAAAGTCGCCGATGTACGGGCACGCGCCGCCAAGCACGGCCGCACCGTCAGGTTCGGCATCCGTCTGCACGTCATCGTGCGCGAGACCGACGACGAGGCATGGCGCGCCGCCGAAAGCCTGATCAGCAAGCTGGACGACGACACCGTGGGCCGCGCGCAAGCCGCGTTCTCGCGCATGGATTCGGAAGGCCAGCGCCGCATGGCCGCGCTGCATGCGGGTGGTGGCAAACGCACGCGGGCCGAGCTTGAGATCAGCCCTAATCTCTGGGCCGGCGTTGGGCTGGTGCGTGGCGGTGCCGGCACAGCGCTCGTCGGTGACCCGAAAACCGTCGCCGCCCGCATCGAGGAATACGCCGCGCTGGGCCTGGACACCTTTGTGCTCTCGGGCTACCCGCACCTCGAAGAGGCCTACCGCTTTGCCGAGCTGGTGTTCCCGCTGCTGCCGCGCAAGCTGCGCCAGAAGCTCTCTGGCCAGGTTCTGAACGGCCCCTTCGGCGAAGTCGTGGCCAATGAGTATTTGCCGCGCGTTTCGCAAAGCTGA
- the ssuC gene encoding aliphatic sulfonate ABC transporter permease SsuC, whose translation MTEQVRELQVTPLPDAVDAPGLGFLPLGNVGPSQTAAFLRDMGQRLLPWVVPVGLIALWQIASSLGWLSTRVLPAPSEVLKAAWTLAVSGELWTHVKVSAGRALAGLAIGGGLGLVLGLLTGSVRFLETLLDSTIQMVRNIPALALIPLVILWFGIDETAKLFLISVSVFFPIYINTFHGIRNVDPGLIEMGRTYGLTRWQLYREVILPGALSSILVGLRFSLGLMWVILIVAETISAQSGIGYLTMNAREFLQTDVVLVGILLYALLGKLADVFARGLERYWLRWHPGYQSVAA comes from the coding sequence ATGACTGAACAGGTTCGTGAACTGCAGGTCACGCCGTTGCCCGATGCGGTCGATGCGCCGGGGCTGGGCTTTTTGCCGCTCGGCAATGTCGGGCCTTCCCAGACTGCGGCCTTTCTGCGCGACATGGGCCAGCGGCTGCTGCCCTGGGTGGTGCCTGTCGGCCTGATCGCGCTCTGGCAGATTGCCTCGTCACTGGGCTGGCTGTCGACGCGGGTCTTGCCCGCGCCTTCCGAAGTCCTCAAGGCCGCGTGGACGCTGGCCGTCTCTGGCGAGCTGTGGACGCATGTGAAGGTCAGCGCCGGGCGAGCGCTGGCGGGCCTGGCCATAGGCGGCGGCCTGGGGCTGGTGTTGGGGCTGCTGACGGGCTCGGTCAGGTTTCTGGAGACCTTGCTGGACTCGACCATCCAGATGGTGCGCAACATCCCCGCGCTGGCGCTGATTCCGCTGGTGATCCTCTGGTTTGGCATTGACGAAACCGCCAAGCTCTTTTTGATCTCGGTGTCGGTCTTCTTCCCGATCTACATCAACACCTTTCACGGCATCCGCAATGTGGATCCGGGCCTGATCGAGATGGGCCGCACCTACGGCCTCACGCGCTGGCAGCTGTACCGCGAGGTCATCCTGCCCGGCGCACTCTCGTCCATCCTCGTGGGCCTGCGTTTTTCGCTGGGGCTGATGTGGGTCATCCTGATCGTGGCGGAGACCATTTCGGCGCAGTCCGGCATCGGCTACCTGACGATGAATGCGCGTGAGTTTTTGCAGACTGACGTGGTGCTGGTCGGCATCCTGCTGTATGCCTTGCTGGGCAAGCTGGCCGACGTGTTTGCGCGGGGCCTGGAGCGCTACTGGCTGCGCTGGCATCCCGGCTATCAATCGGTTGCTGCCTGA
- a CDS encoding ATP-binding cassette domain-containing protein, with protein MSIEINPPKTRFSSVRPELVEGLSPASPVRQAQDRPSSARTDGGEPNRGVRLEIRGLSKRYGQRQVLQHTELVIEPGEFVAIVGRSGCGKSTLLRLVAGLEAATQGSIRLDGQDVTGLREDTRIMFQDSRLLPWRRVIDNVALGLARGAHAAAANVLAQVGLADRQPDWPARLSGGQRQRVSLARALVHNPRLLLLDEPLGALDALTRIEMHQLIEGLWQRNGFTALLVTHDVQEAVALADRVILIEDGRIALDERVNIARPRERSDPLFGQIEKKILDRVLQQPGDVAPSTEPVWPGTPAHGLRWAV; from the coding sequence ATGAGCATCGAAATCAATCCCCCCAAGACCCGGTTTTCCTCCGTTCGTCCTGAGCTTGTCGAAGGACTTTCCCCGGCTTCGCCCGTTCGCCAGGCTCAGGACCGGCCAAGCTCAGCCCGAACGGATGGGGGCGAACCCAACCGCGGCGTGCGCCTTGAAATCCGCGGTCTGTCCAAACGCTACGGCCAGCGCCAGGTGCTGCAGCACACCGAGCTCGTCATCGAGCCCGGCGAGTTTGTCGCCATCGTCGGCCGCAGCGGCTGCGGCAAATCCACTTTGCTGCGCCTGGTGGCAGGCCTGGAAGCCGCCACGCAAGGCAGCATCCGGCTGGACGGGCAGGACGTGACCGGCCTGCGCGAAGACACCCGCATCATGTTTCAGGATTCGCGGCTCTTGCCATGGCGCCGCGTGATCGACAACGTGGCGCTGGGCCTGGCCCGCGGTGCGCATGCCGCGGCGGCCAATGTGCTGGCGCAGGTCGGTTTGGCGGACCGCCAGCCCGACTGGCCGGCGCGCCTGTCGGGCGGGCAGCGCCAGCGCGTGTCGCTGGCCCGGGCCCTCGTGCACAACCCGCGCCTCTTGCTGCTCGACGAGCCGCTGGGCGCGCTGGACGCACTGACCCGCATCGAGATGCACCAGTTGATTGAGGGCCTGTGGCAGCGCAACGGTTTTACCGCCTTGCTCGTCACGCACGATGTGCAGGAAGCCGTGGCGCTGGCCGACCGCGTGATCCTGATCGAAGACGGCCGCATTGCGCTGGACGAGCGGGTGAACATCGCCCGGCCGCGTGAGCGCAGCGACCCGCTGTTCGGCCAGATCGAAAAGAAGATCCTCGACCGCGTGCTCCAGCAGCCCGGTGACGTTGCCCCTTCCACCGAGCCCGTGTGGCCGGGCACGCCTGCGCATGGCCTGCGCTGGGCGGTCTGA
- a CDS encoding molybdopterin-binding protein: MSIQAINVRNQFRGKVKEIIRGDVVSELDVETPWGIVTSVITTRSIDQLELVVGSDVVALVKSTEVSIAKL, encoded by the coding sequence ATGTCCATCCAAGCCATCAATGTCCGCAACCAGTTCCGCGGCAAGGTCAAAGAAATCATCCGCGGCGACGTGGTGTCCGAGCTCGACGTCGAAACGCCCTGGGGCATCGTGACCTCGGTCATCACCACGCGCTCCATCGACCAGCTTGAGCTGGTGGTAGGCAGCGACGTGGTGGCGCTGGTGAAGTCGACTGAAGTGTCGATCGCCAAGCTGTAA
- a CDS encoding tripartite tricarboxylate transporter substrate binding protein, protein MTPTTHQAPTHTNRRHTLRGLGALLLGSGLISSPLSLLAQTSERAVRFILPVGAGSGVDTIVRAAGAALGKTLGHPVVIENQPGAGGIVGTSALVKSAPDGMTLSVVSNNHVVYPSVYKSLPFDPINDITPITVLGSTPFVLVVNPAKVSATNVKDLVAQLKAKPDSYNYASSGNGTILHLATEMFMEEAQVKVKHIPYKGVGPMVTDLIGGQVEIGVLSLPSVQAHLKSGALRAIGVGSAARVAAAPEIPTIAEQGLPNYNIEGWFAVIGPAKLPLAEARRIQAAVAAAYATPEVKEAMAKQGNTINPGTPEAAAQFFRTEMVKYARLVKKAGVELQ, encoded by the coding sequence ATGACCCCCACAACACATCAAGCACCTACACACACCAACCGCCGCCACACCCTGCGCGGCCTGGGCGCCCTGCTCCTCGGCAGCGGCCTGATCAGCTCGCCGCTCAGCCTGCTGGCGCAAACCAGCGAGCGCGCCGTGCGTTTCATCCTGCCGGTGGGCGCAGGTTCAGGCGTCGACACCATTGTTCGCGCCGCCGGCGCCGCCCTGGGCAAGACCCTCGGCCATCCGGTGGTGATTGAAAACCAGCCCGGCGCCGGCGGCATCGTCGGCACCTCGGCGCTGGTCAAATCAGCACCGGACGGCATGACGCTCAGCGTGGTGTCCAACAACCACGTCGTCTACCCCAGCGTCTACAAGTCGCTGCCGTTTGACCCGATCAACGACATCACGCCCATCACCGTGCTGGGCAGCACGCCGTTTGTGCTGGTGGTCAACCCGGCCAAAGTGTCGGCAACCAACGTGAAGGACCTTGTCGCGCAGCTCAAGGCCAAGCCGGACAGCTACAACTACGCCTCGTCCGGCAACGGCACCATCCTGCACCTGGCGACCGAGATGTTCATGGAAGAAGCGCAGGTCAAGGTCAAACACATCCCCTACAAGGGCGTGGGCCCCATGGTGACCGACCTGATTGGCGGCCAGGTGGAGATTGGCGTGCTGTCGCTGCCCTCCGTGCAGGCGCATTTGAAGAGCGGCGCACTGCGCGCCATCGGCGTGGGCAGCGCGGCGCGCGTGGCGGCCGCGCCCGAGATCCCGACCATCGCCGAACAAGGCCTGCCCAACTACAACATCGAAGGCTGGTTTGCCGTGATCGGCCCGGCCAAGCTGCCGCTGGCCGAAGCCAGGCGCATCCAGGCCGCCGTGGCCGCGGCCTACGCCACGCCCGAAGTGAAGGAAGCCATGGCCAAACAGGGCAACACCATCAACCCCGGCACGCCCGAGGCTGCCGCGCAGTTCTTTCGCACGGAGATGGTGAAGTACGCCCGGCTGGTGAAGAAGGCCGGCGTGGAGCTGCAGTAG